In Sphingomonas sp. R1, a single genomic region encodes these proteins:
- the ftsA gene encoding cell division protein FtsA has product MAKVAPEGLITALDVGSSKVSALIAQRTDEGNLIVLGTGQRESRGVKRGYVADMHATEIAIREAVEQAERIAGFNIEDVWVSFSAGGLVSSVVKVEADLGGHRVEQADIDDLLKAGRGAIDPQGRMVLHAQPTRYTVDGLGGVKRPLGLHADRLGVDVHVVTTEGSPVRNLDLCVRSAHLEVRSIIAAPVATGLACLTEEERELGVALVEIGAGVTNVSVFAQGVLAGLASIPMGSADITDDIAAAFGTARAWAERTKCFHGSANLSPRDNRETIDVVPATTEDGVEGPRITKAALNTVIRQRLERIVAEIQKELKKLNFQEPVGRQIVLTGGGAELAGIADYAQQALGNAVRVGRPRGLLAMPNAHAGPAFSTLAGLTQFAAADPIDLRTLEPSRHQLVTRASPGALFQRLIAAFRANY; this is encoded by the coding sequence ATGGCGAAAGTAGCGCCCGAGGGGTTGATCACCGCACTCGACGTGGGCTCGTCGAAGGTCTCGGCGCTGATTGCGCAGCGGACCGACGAGGGCAATCTGATCGTGCTCGGCACCGGCCAGCGCGAGAGCCGGGGCGTCAAGCGCGGCTATGTCGCCGACATGCACGCGACTGAAATCGCGATCCGCGAGGCGGTGGAGCAGGCCGAACGGATCGCCGGCTTCAACATCGAGGATGTCTGGGTCAGTTTCTCGGCTGGCGGGCTGGTCTCCAGCGTCGTCAAGGTCGAGGCGGATCTGGGCGGCCACCGCGTCGAGCAGGCGGATATCGATGATCTCCTGAAGGCGGGTCGCGGGGCGATCGATCCGCAGGGGCGGATGGTGCTCCACGCGCAGCCGACCCGCTACACGGTGGACGGGCTTGGCGGCGTCAAGCGGCCGCTGGGGCTGCATGCCGATCGGCTGGGGGTCGACGTGCATGTCGTGACCACCGAGGGATCGCCGGTGCGCAACCTCGACCTCTGCGTCCGCTCGGCGCATCTGGAGGTGCGGTCGATCATCGCCGCCCCGGTGGCGACGGGGCTTGCCTGCCTCACCGAGGAGGAGCGCGAGCTGGGCGTGGCGCTGGTCGAGATCGGCGCGGGCGTCACCAATGTGTCCGTTTTCGCGCAAGGCGTGCTGGCGGGGCTGGCCTCGATCCCGATGGGATCGGCCGACATCACCGACGACATCGCCGCCGCGTTCGGCACCGCGCGCGCCTGGGCGGAGCGGACCAAGTGCTTCCACGGCTCGGCCAACCTCTCCCCGCGCGACAATCGCGAGACGATCGACGTGGTGCCGGCAACCACCGAGGACGGCGTGGAAGGACCGCGCATCACCAAGGCGGCGCTCAACACCGTCATCCGTCAGCGGTTGGAACGCATCGTTGCCGAGATCCAGAAGGAGCTGAAGAAGCTCAATTTCCAGGAGCCGGTGGGTCGCCAGATCGTGCTGACCGGCGGCGGCGCGGAACTCGCGGGCATCGCCGACTATGCGCAGCAGGCGCTGGGCAACGCGGTGCGGGTCGGGCGCCCGCGCGGACTGCTCGCCATGCCCAATGCGCATGCCGGCCCCGCCTTCTCGACGCTGGCGGGACTCACCCAGTTCGCCGCGGCGGACCCGATCGACCTGCGCACGCTGGAGCCGAGCCGGCACCAGCTGGTGACACGGGCGAGCCCGGGCGCGCTGTTCCAGCGGTTGATCGCGGCATTCCGGGCGAATTATTAA
- a CDS encoding cell division protein FtsQ/DivIB, whose product MSRRPAQAQRATTRRGEKPKPRGTARRPQRAGVLDQAIAGIPLSPETLHKITTWSIVGAVGAVVLTIGILAGVPQMIGVGIAQAVGDAGLKVDEIQIDGLKRMDRATVYDQVLDQNSRAMPLVNLAEVRAKLLTFPWVKDARVSRRLPGTLHIAIEERTPAAVWQNHGQLMLIDPSGVALEPVSPEAMPELPLLIGEGANTQEAARKHLLETQPTLRPLVKAMSWVGNRRWDVYFTSGEKLQLPEGEDEAVASLRKFVAIDGTQRLLGRGYVGFDMRVPNKLVVRRQGVIEPPPPVSTAPAAPGAPGTTTTIPTTTTPPAGTGTGEG is encoded by the coding sequence GTGAGCCGCAGGCCCGCCCAGGCGCAGCGCGCGACCACCCGGCGCGGCGAGAAGCCGAAGCCGCGCGGCACCGCACGCCGGCCGCAGCGGGCGGGCGTGCTCGACCAGGCGATTGCGGGCATTCCGCTGAGCCCGGAGACGCTCCACAAGATCACCACCTGGAGCATCGTCGGCGCGGTCGGTGCGGTGGTGCTGACCATCGGCATCCTCGCGGGCGTGCCGCAGATGATCGGCGTCGGCATCGCGCAGGCGGTGGGCGATGCCGGCCTCAAGGTCGACGAGATCCAGATCGACGGGCTCAAGCGGATGGACCGCGCGACCGTCTACGATCAGGTGCTCGACCAGAATTCGCGCGCCATGCCGCTGGTCAATCTCGCCGAGGTGCGCGCCAAGCTGCTGACCTTCCCCTGGGTGAAGGACGCGCGCGTCTCGCGCCGGCTGCCGGGCACGCTGCACATCGCGATCGAGGAGCGGACCCCCGCGGCGGTCTGGCAGAACCATGGCCAGCTGATGCTGATCGATCCCTCGGGCGTCGCGCTGGAGCCGGTTTCGCCCGAGGCGATGCCCGAGCTGCCGCTGCTGATCGGCGAGGGCGCCAACACCCAGGAAGCCGCACGCAAGCATCTGCTGGAGACGCAGCCCACGCTCCGCCCGCTCGTCAAGGCGATGAGCTGGGTCGGCAATCGCCGCTGGGACGTGTATTTCACCTCGGGCGAGAAGCTCCAGCTGCCCGAGGGCGAGGACGAGGCGGTGGCGTCGCTGCGCAAGTTCGTGGCGATCGACGGCACGCAGCGCCTGCTGGGCCGCGGCTATGTCGGATTTGACATGCGCGTTCCAAACAAGTTGGTTGTGCGCAGACAGGGCGTGATCGAGCCGCCGCCGCCGGTTTCCACGGCGCCGGCAGCACCGGGCGCCCCGGGGACGACAACGACGATACCGACCACAACGACACCGCCGGCGGGCACCGGCACGGGGGAAGGCTGA
- a CDS encoding D-alanine--D-alanine ligase, with translation MTVQSLHIAVLMGGWSAEREVSLMSGSGVAEALESLGHRVTRIDMDRDVAAKLAEAKPDVVFNALHGTPGEDGSVQGMLDLMGIRYTHSGMVTSVIAIDKQLTKQALVPHGIPMPGGRMVSREELYRQDPLPRPYVLKPVNEGSSVGVAIVTAESNVGNPIHPDARGPWQEFEELLAEPFIRGRELTTAVLGDQALGVTELKPKSGFYDYESKYTDGLTEHVFPAQIPDDVAEACKRIALDAHRLLGCKGASRADFRWDDNQGVDGLFLLEVNTQPGMTPLSLVPEQARHLGIDYASLVQRIVEEAL, from the coding sequence ATGACCGTCCAATCCCTCCACATCGCCGTATTGATGGGCGGCTGGTCGGCCGAGCGCGAGGTGTCGCTGATGTCGGGTAGCGGCGTCGCGGAAGCGCTGGAGAGCCTCGGCCACCGCGTCACCCGGATCGACATGGACCGCGACGTCGCCGCCAAGCTGGCCGAGGCCAAGCCGGACGTGGTGTTCAACGCCCTGCACGGCACCCCCGGTGAGGATGGCAGCGTGCAGGGCATGCTCGACCTGATGGGCATCCGCTACACGCATAGCGGCATGGTCACCTCGGTCATCGCGATCGACAAGCAGCTGACCAAGCAGGCGCTGGTGCCGCACGGCATCCCGATGCCCGGCGGCCGGATGGTGTCGCGCGAGGAGCTGTACCGGCAGGACCCGCTGCCGCGTCCCTATGTGCTGAAGCCGGTCAATGAGGGCTCGTCGGTGGGCGTGGCGATCGTCACCGCCGAAAGCAATGTCGGCAACCCGATCCACCCGGATGCGCGCGGCCCGTGGCAGGAGTTCGAGGAACTGCTCGCCGAGCCCTTCATCCGCGGGCGCGAGCTGACCACCGCAGTGCTGGGCGATCAGGCGCTGGGCGTGACCGAGCTCAAGCCGAAAAGCGGCTTCTACGATTACGAGTCCAAATACACGGACGGGCTGACCGAACACGTCTTCCCGGCGCAGATCCCCGACGACGTGGCCGAGGCATGCAAGCGGATCGCGCTCGACGCGCACCGGCTGCTCGGCTGCAAGGGCGCCTCGCGCGCCGATTTCCGCTGGGACGACAATCAGGGCGTCGACGGGCTGTTCCTGCTCGAGGTCAACACTCAGCCCGGCATGACCCCGCTCAGCCTGGTGCCCGAACAGGCGCGCCATCTCGGCATCGACTATGCTAGCCTGGTGCAACGGATCGTCGAGGAGGCATTGTGA
- a CDS encoding DUF4262 domain-containing protein, with the protein MSRDLNDYERRILDNVRDHGCHINYVADPEGEQPPFGYSVGFPETIGQPEVIVFGLSSELVAAMINAIYRQCRDGLQMEDGLAVSDLLAGHDCVLERVAPGNIIPDYFNSAMWFCRHTTGEAMDTAYQIVWPGAQDGLFPWDEDASDEVRALQLPLSSESFKA; encoded by the coding sequence GTGAGCCGCGACCTCAACGATTACGAGCGCCGGATCCTCGACAATGTGCGCGATCACGGCTGCCACATCAATTATGTGGCGGACCCGGAGGGCGAACAGCCGCCGTTCGGCTATTCCGTGGGCTTTCCAGAGACGATCGGCCAGCCCGAAGTGATTGTCTTCGGCCTTTCGAGCGAACTCGTCGCTGCGATGATCAACGCGATCTATCGTCAGTGCCGCGATGGCCTGCAGATGGAAGATGGCCTTGCTGTCTCCGACCTGCTGGCAGGGCATGATTGCGTGCTGGAGCGTGTTGCGCCCGGCAACATCATCCCCGACTATTTCAATTCGGCCATGTGGTTCTGCCGCCATACAACCGGCGAAGCCATGGACACAGCCTATCAGATCGTCTGGCCCGGCGCGCAGGATGGCTTGTTCCCCTGGGACGAGGATGCCTCCGACGAGGTTCGCGCGCTGCAGCTGCCGCTTAGTTCAGAGAGTTTCAAAGCATGA
- the murB gene encoding UDP-N-acetylmuramate dehydrogenase — MPEVRGKLTPNAPLAPLVWFKSGGAAEWLFEPADADDLSGFLAALDPAIPVMGLGLGSNMIVRDGGVPGVVIRLGKAFASVEQLDETTLRCGGGASGILVSSKARDWGIGGVEFLRSIPGTVGGFVRMNGGAYGRETCDILVECEVVLRSGERRVLANADLGYTYRHSNLPEGAIVVSATFRGFPKPSDAIQAEMDRIAAAREESQPLRSKTGGSTFKNPEGHKAWALVDAAGCRGLRRGDAQVSEKHCNFLLNLGEASSADIEALGEDVRARVKAQSGVELAWEIQRVGVAK; from the coding sequence ATACCCGAGGTCCGCGGCAAGCTTACGCCGAACGCCCCGCTTGCGCCGCTCGTGTGGTTCAAGAGCGGCGGCGCGGCGGAGTGGCTGTTCGAGCCGGCCGATGCCGACGACCTCTCCGGCTTCCTCGCCGCGCTCGATCCCGCCATACCGGTGATGGGCCTCGGCCTCGGCTCGAACATGATCGTCCGCGACGGCGGCGTGCCGGGCGTCGTGATCCGGCTCGGCAAGGCCTTCGCGTCGGTCGAGCAACTCGACGAAACCACCTTGCGCTGCGGCGGCGGCGCCTCGGGCATCCTCGTCTCCTCCAAGGCGCGCGACTGGGGCATTGGCGGCGTGGAGTTTTTGCGCTCGATCCCCGGCACGGTCGGCGGCTTCGTGCGGATGAACGGCGGCGCCTATGGCCGCGAGACCTGCGACATCCTCGTCGAATGCGAGGTCGTGCTCCGCTCGGGCGAGCGGCGCGTGCTGGCCAATGCCGATCTCGGCTATACCTATCGCCACAGCAACCTGCCCGAGGGCGCGATCGTGGTCAGCGCCACCTTCCGCGGCTTCCCCAAGCCTTCGGACGCGATCCAGGCCGAAATGGACCGCATCGCCGCCGCGCGCGAGGAATCGCAGCCGCTGCGCTCGAAGACGGGCGGCTCGACCTTCAAGAATCCCGAGGGCCACAAGGCCTGGGCGCTGGTCGACGCGGCCGGCTGCCGGGGCCTGCGCCGCGGCGACGCGCAGGTCAGCGAGAAGCATTGCAACTTCCTCCTCAACCTGGGGGAAGCGAGCAGCGCCGATATCGAGGCGCTGGGCGAGGACGTCCGTGCGCGCGTGAAGGCGCAGTCGGGCGTTGAACTGGCGTGGGAGATTCAGCGCGTGGGAGTGGCGAAGTGA
- the murC gene encoding UDP-N-acetylmuramate--L-alanine ligase — translation MKGVATDIGTIHFVGIGGIGMSGIAEVMHNLGYKVQGSDVADSYVVQGLRDRGIPVTIGHAAENLGDAAVVVVSTAIVRTNPEVEAAYQNRIPVVRRAEMLAELMRLKSTIAVAGTHGKTTTTSMVAAILDAGGVDPTVINGGIINQYGSNARLGEGDWMVVEADESDGSFLRLDGTFAIVTNIDPEHLDHYGSFEKVKAAFVEFVENVPFYGAALLCLDHPEVQAIIPRVRDRRIVTYGFAASADVRGVNVTPHAGGNRFEAIIRNRDGSTRSIENIELPMPGRHNVQNALAAIGVALELGIPDATIQQGFAKFGGVKRRFTKVGEVAGAAIIDDYGHHPVEIRAVLAAARESTRGRVIAVVQPHRYSRLGNLMDEFAQAFNDADMVYVAPVYPAGEAPIEGVHADALVEQISHRGHRAVAATTDATALAHALGGVVREGDMVVCLGAGDITKWAAGLAPAIAAARGDA, via the coding sequence ATGAAGGGCGTCGCCACCGACATCGGTACCATTCACTTCGTCGGCATCGGCGGCATCGGCATGTCGGGCATCGCCGAGGTGATGCATAACCTCGGCTACAAGGTGCAGGGCTCGGACGTGGCGGACTCCTACGTCGTGCAGGGCCTGCGCGACCGCGGCATTCCGGTGACGATCGGCCATGCCGCCGAGAATCTGGGGGACGCCGCCGTGGTGGTGGTCTCCACCGCGATCGTGCGGACCAACCCCGAGGTGGAAGCCGCCTATCAGAACCGCATTCCCGTGGTGCGGCGCGCCGAAATGCTCGCCGAGCTGATGCGGCTCAAGTCCACCATCGCGGTGGCGGGCACCCACGGCAAGACGACGACCACCTCAATGGTCGCGGCAATCCTCGATGCCGGCGGGGTGGACCCGACCGTGATCAACGGCGGGATCATCAACCAGTACGGCTCGAATGCCCGGCTGGGCGAGGGCGACTGGATGGTCGTCGAGGCGGATGAGAGCGACGGCAGCTTCCTGCGGCTCGACGGCACCTTCGCGATCGTGACCAACATCGATCCCGAGCATCTCGACCATTATGGCTCGTTCGAGAAGGTGAAGGCGGCGTTCGTCGAGTTCGTCGAGAACGTGCCCTTCTACGGTGCGGCGCTGCTGTGCCTCGATCATCCCGAAGTGCAGGCGATCATCCCGCGCGTCCGTGACCGGCGGATCGTGACCTATGGCTTTGCGGCGAGCGCCGATGTGCGGGGCGTGAACGTCACGCCGCATGCCGGCGGCAATCGGTTCGAGGCAATCATCCGCAATCGCGACGGCTCGACCCGCTCGATCGAGAATATCGAACTGCCGATGCCCGGCCGCCACAATGTCCAGAACGCGCTCGCCGCGATCGGCGTGGCGCTGGAGCTGGGCATTCCCGATGCGACGATCCAGCAGGGTTTCGCCAAGTTCGGCGGGGTCAAGCGGCGCTTCACCAAGGTGGGCGAGGTCGCAGGTGCCGCGATCATCGACGATTACGGCCACCACCCGGTCGAGATCCGCGCGGTGCTGGCGGCGGCGCGCGAGAGCACGCGCGGCCGGGTCATCGCGGTGGTGCAGCCGCACCGCTATTCGCGGCTGGGCAATCTGATGGACGAGTTCGCCCAGGCCTTCAACGACGCCGACATGGTGTATGTGGCGCCCGTCTATCCGGCGGGCGAGGCGCCGATCGAGGGCGTCCATGCCGATGCCCTGGTCGAGCAGATCTCGCATCGCGGGCACCGTGCCGTGGCGGCGACGACGGACGCGACGGCACTGGCGCATGCGCTGGGGGGCGTGGTGCGCGAAGGTGACATGGTCGTGTGCCTGGGCGCCGGCGACATCACGAAGTGGGCGGCCGGCCTGGCACCGGCGATCGCGGCTGCGCGGGGGGACGCGTGA
- the murG gene encoding undecaprenyldiphospho-muramoylpentapeptide beta-N-acetylglucosaminyltransferase, translating into MTERRSYVLAAGGTGGHMVPAAALAVELARRGHQVALVSDERGVRFPGLFEGVETHVLPAGRLGGGPIGYLKAARQMLAGRAMARKLYKQLRPAAVIGFGGYPAFPALMAAFSARIPTVIHEQNAVLGRVNRLVAGRVAAIATSYDKVERMKPGWEAKTHLTGNPVREAVLALRAKPYPMLEEDGLFRVLVTGGSQGASILSQVVPDGLALLPVHFRRRLQVTHQARIEDIEMVRAKYQEHEIPAEVATYLPDMPERLAWAHLVIARAGASTIAELTAAGRPAILVPLPSATDDHQTANAREITEAGGARTIPQRAFTAPELAKQMQKLGLDTKALENAAARARGVGRPDAVRDLADLVESIHAPKAPVGKVQKASNGRPAYA; encoded by the coding sequence ATGACCGAACGCCGTAGTTACGTCCTCGCTGCCGGTGGCACCGGCGGGCACATGGTGCCCGCGGCTGCCTTGGCGGTGGAGCTCGCACGGCGCGGGCATCAGGTGGCGCTGGTCAGCGATGAGCGCGGTGTGCGCTTTCCGGGCCTGTTCGAGGGCGTCGAGACGCATGTGCTTCCCGCCGGGCGACTGGGCGGCGGGCCGATCGGCTATCTCAAGGCGGCGCGGCAGATGCTGGCCGGCCGGGCGATGGCGCGCAAGCTCTACAAGCAGTTGCGCCCCGCCGCGGTGATCGGCTTCGGGGGCTATCCGGCCTTCCCGGCGCTGATGGCGGCGTTCAGCGCGCGCATTCCCACGGTCATCCACGAGCAGAATGCGGTGCTGGGCCGGGTCAACCGGCTGGTCGCAGGCCGGGTGGCGGCGATCGCCACCTCCTATGACAAGGTCGAGCGGATGAAGCCCGGCTGGGAGGCCAAGACCCACCTGACCGGCAATCCGGTGCGCGAGGCGGTGCTGGCCCTGCGCGCCAAGCCCTATCCGATGCTCGAGGAAGACGGACTGTTCCGCGTGCTGGTCACCGGCGGCAGCCAGGGCGCGTCGATCCTCAGCCAGGTGGTGCCCGACGGCCTCGCGCTGCTGCCGGTGCATTTCCGCCGCCGGCTGCAGGTGACGCACCAGGCGCGCATCGAGGACATCGAGATGGTCCGCGCCAAGTACCAGGAACACGAGATCCCCGCAGAGGTCGCGACCTATCTGCCCGATATGCCCGAGCGGCTCGCCTGGGCGCATCTGGTGATCGCGCGGGCAGGGGCCTCGACCATCGCCGAGCTGACCGCCGCCGGGCGCCCCGCGATCCTGGTGCCGCTGCCCAGCGCGACGGACGACCACCAGACCGCCAATGCCCGCGAGATCACCGAGGCCGGCGGTGCGCGGACCATCCCGCAGCGCGCCTTCACCGCGCCCGAGCTCGCCAAGCAGATGCAGAAGCTGGGGCTCGACACCAAGGCGCTGGAGAATGCGGCGGCACGGGCGCGCGGCGTCGGGCGCCCCGACGCGGTGCGCGACCTGGCGGATCTCGTCGAATCGATTCACGCACCCAAGGCCCCGGTGGGCAAGGTGCAGAAGGCAAGCAACGGAAGGCCAGCTTACGCATGA
- a CDS encoding FtsW/RodA/SpoVE family cell cycle protein, with translation MSRQPGDADEKQGGLPRISNQLSRASKSRAGMWFWEVDRVLLFLPLFLIAIGLVAVAAASPATARRYSDAAHIVQPMYYFWRQLMWVCICVPVLVIVSMLPTSAARRLSLAGAVVFLGLMMLLPIIGHEVNGAKRWISLGISDLQPSEFLKPMFIVSTAWILSFRAKDPELPVMIVTGAITALIAVLLMLQPDFGQTILFSAVWVILLMLSGISPAAIAGLGGVAIGGVVAAYLFYGTARTRIDNFLFPTKEAALADRYQVEMAHDTLSAGGLFGAGPGSGQIKFRLPEAHTDYIFSVIGEEFGLIACAVIVLLYLAIVVRVLMKLLDEEDPFRLLAAAGLASQFGVQALINMAVNTGIAPSKGMTLPFISYGGSSMIALSIGYGLLLAFTRRNPYLKRSPYTGRWSKAA, from the coding sequence GTGAGCCGCCAGCCGGGAGACGCGGACGAAAAGCAGGGCGGCCTACCGCGCATCTCCAACCAGCTCAGCCGCGCCAGCAAGTCGCGCGCGGGCATGTGGTTCTGGGAAGTGGACCGCGTGCTGCTGTTCCTCCCCCTGTTCCTGATCGCGATCGGACTGGTGGCGGTGGCCGCAGCCTCGCCCGCCACCGCGCGGCGCTACTCCGACGCGGCGCACATCGTGCAGCCGATGTACTATTTCTGGCGCCAGCTGATGTGGGTGTGCATCTGCGTGCCGGTGCTGGTGATCGTCTCGATGCTGCCGACCTCGGCGGCGCGGCGGCTGTCGCTGGCCGGCGCGGTGGTGTTCCTCGGGCTGATGATGCTGCTGCCGATCATCGGGCATGAGGTGAACGGCGCCAAGCGCTGGATCAGCCTCGGCATTTCGGACCTGCAGCCGTCCGAATTCCTCAAGCCCATGTTCATCGTGTCCACCGCCTGGATCCTCTCGTTCCGCGCCAAGGATCCCGAGCTGCCGGTGATGATCGTCACCGGCGCGATCACCGCGCTGATCGCGGTGCTGCTGATGCTTCAGCCGGACTTCGGCCAGACGATCCTGTTCTCCGCCGTGTGGGTGATCCTGCTGATGCTCTCCGGCATCTCGCCCGCCGCCATCGCCGGGCTGGGCGGGGTCGCGATCGGCGGCGTGGTTGCGGCATACCTGTTCTACGGCACCGCACGCACCCGCATCGACAATTTCCTGTTCCCCACCAAGGAAGCAGCCCTCGCCGATCGCTATCAGGTCGAAATGGCCCACGACACGCTGAGCGCCGGCGGGCTGTTCGGTGCAGGACCCGGCAGCGGCCAGATCAAGTTCCGCCTGCCCGAGGCGCATACCGATTACATCTTCTCGGTGATCGGCGAGGAGTTCGGGCTGATTGCCTGTGCGGTGATCGTGCTGCTCTATCTCGCCATCGTCGTCCGCGTGCTGATGAAGCTGCTCGACGAGGAGGATCCGTTCCGGCTGCTGGCGGCGGCGGGGCTGGCCTCGCAGTTCGGCGTGCAGGCGCTGATTAACATGGCGGTGAACACCGGCATCGCGCCCTCCAAGGGGATGACGCTGCCGTTCATCAGCTATGGCGGCTCGTCGATGATCGCGCTGTCGATCGGCTATGGCCTGCTGCTCGCTTTCACGCGCCGAAACCCGTATCTGAAGCGGTCTCCCTATACCGGCCGCTGGAGCAAAGCCGCATGA
- the murD gene encoding UDP-N-acetylmuramoyl-L-alanine--D-glutamate ligase — translation MITSPAWRGKRFAVLGLARSGAATVRALVASGAEVLAWDANEAARQAVQKSAGEAERLFVDDFADWTEIEADGFVFSPGVPLNRHPLAAVARETGVPLIGDIELFAQARADLPAHRVVGITGTNGKSTTTALIHHIIETAGVPARLGGNIGLPILGQKPLPEGGVYVLELSSYQIDLTHSLDCDVAVLLNITPDHLDRYDGFEGYAASKARLFAMQSKGHAAIIGIGDAASANIARQVALSGRSEDVTKIAPGVCMDQSRWPALQGPHNAQNALAAIAACEALGIDRAAIDRGLESFPGLPHRMERIATRSGVLFVNDSKATNPESTAPALAAFPRIHWILGGVAKTDSLEACRPGFGHVVRAYTIGEAGPLFAGLLEGEMPVEQSGTLEAAVRAAAAQAKPGEAVLLSPACASFDQFRDFEARGDAFRVAVESLG, via the coding sequence GTGATCACCAGCCCCGCCTGGCGCGGCAAACGCTTCGCAGTGCTCGGGCTCGCCCGCTCGGGTGCTGCGACCGTGCGCGCGCTGGTGGCGAGCGGGGCGGAAGTGCTGGCGTGGGATGCGAACGAGGCGGCGCGGCAAGCCGTGCAAAAGAGTGCCGGGGAGGCCGAGCGCCTGTTCGTCGATGACTTCGCCGACTGGACTGAGATCGAAGCGGACGGCTTCGTGTTCTCGCCGGGCGTTCCGCTCAATCGGCATCCGCTGGCGGCTGTCGCGCGCGAAACGGGCGTGCCGCTAATCGGGGACATCGAGCTGTTCGCGCAGGCGCGCGCCGATCTGCCGGCGCACCGCGTGGTCGGCATCACCGGCACCAACGGCAAGTCGACCACCACCGCGCTGATCCACCACATCATCGAGACGGCGGGCGTGCCCGCGCGCCTCGGCGGCAATATCGGGCTGCCGATCCTCGGGCAGAAGCCGCTGCCGGAGGGCGGCGTCTATGTGCTGGAGCTGTCGAGCTACCAGATCGACCTGACCCACAGCCTCGACTGCGACGTCGCGGTGCTGCTCAACATCACCCCCGACCATCTCGACCGCTATGACGGGTTCGAGGGCTATGCCGCCTCCAAGGCGCGGCTGTTTGCGATGCAGAGCAAGGGCCATGCCGCGATCATCGGCATCGGCGATGCTGCCTCGGCCAACATCGCCCGTCAGGTGGCGCTGTCCGGTCGTAGCGAGGACGTGACCAAGATCGCGCCGGGCGTCTGCATGGACCAGTCGCGCTGGCCCGCGCTGCAGGGCCCGCACAACGCGCAGAACGCGCTCGCCGCCATCGCCGCCTGCGAAGCGCTCGGCATCGACCGTGCCGCGATCGACCGGGGGCTGGAGAGCTTCCCGGGCCTGCCGCACCGGATGGAGCGGATCGCGACGCGGAGCGGCGTGCTGTTCGTCAACGACAGCAAGGCGACCAACCCGGAATCGACCGCGCCGGCGCTCGCGGCCTTCCCACGCATCCACTGGATCCTCGGCGGCGTCGCCAAGACCGACAGCCTGGAGGCCTGCCGCCCCGGCTTCGGCCATGTCGTTCGCGCCTACACGATTGGCGAGGCAGGCCCGTTGTTCGCAGGCTTGCTGGAGGGCGAAATGCCTGTCGAACAGTCGGGCACGCTGGAGGCCGCCGTCCGCGCCGCCGCCGCCCAAGCCAAGCCGGGCGAGGCAGTGCTGCTTTCTCCCGCCTGCGCCTCGTTCGACCAGTTCCGCGACTTCGAGGCGCGCGGCGATGCCTTCCGTGTCGCGGTGGAGTCGCTCGGGTGA